The following coding sequences are from one Gossypium raimondii isolate GPD5lz chromosome 4, ASM2569854v1, whole genome shotgun sequence window:
- the LOC105779948 gene encoding uncharacterized protein LOC105779948 — MGWKGILGFDYGIVLAPMGHDIAGPELVAAVANAGALALLHAPEWDSPEQLKELIRKTRELTDKPFGVGVLLPFPHKENIKAILEEKVAVLQVAWGECSKELVLEAHNAGVMVVPQVGSLEEAKKVIDAGVDAIIVQGHEAGGHVLGQDGLISLLPPVVDAVADHDIPVIAAGGIVDARGYVAALALGAKGICMGTRFLATQESYAHPTYKQKLIEHDETEYTDIFGRALWPGAPQRVLRTPFVCDWKSLPAHENESNQPVIGRSLIHGMETEIQRFSASDPNPTTTGEIENMALYAGQSVGLIKEILPAGEVVKRLVEGAQHLIRQRFNEDSV, encoded by the exons ATGGGGTGGAAAGGAATTCTGGGTTTTGATTATGGAATAGTTTTAGCACCTATGGGCCATGATATTGCTGGACCTGAGCTCGTAGCTGCTGTTGCAAACGCTGGTGCCCTTGCCCTTCTTCATGCTCCTGAATGG GATTCACCAGAGCAGCTAAAGGAGCTGATAAGGAAGACACGAGAGCTAACTGATAAACCCTTTGGGGTTGGTGTTCTTTTGCCATTCCCTCACAAGGAGAACATAAAGGCTATATTGGAAGAAAAGGTGGCTGTTCTGCAAGTAGCGTGGGGTGAATGCTCCAAGGAGCTTGTTTTAGAAGCTCATAATGCTGGGGTCATGGTTGTTCCTCAA GTTGGGAGTCTTGAGGAAGCAAAAAAAGTAATTGATGCGGGTGTAGACGCGATTATCGTTCAAGGCCATGAAGCTGGAGGGCACGTACTTGGACAG GATGGTCTAATTTCATTATTGCCACCAGTGGTTGACGCAGTGGCTGATCATGATATTCCGGTAATTGCTGCTGGGGGCATTGTAGATGCTCGTGGTTACGTTGCTGCCTTGGCTCTTGGTGCTAAAGGCATTTGCATGGGAACTAG GTTTCTTGCAACTCAAGAAAGCTATGCTCACCCAACATACAAACAGAAACTGATCGAACACGATGAAACCGAGTACACCGATATCTTCGGCAGAGCACTCTGGCCCGGTGCACCACAGCGTGTCCTGCGAACACCGTTCGTCTGTGACTGGAAATCCCTTCCTGCTCATGAAAATGAAAGTAATCAGCCTGTCATCGGTCGATCACTAATACATGGCATG GAAACCGAAATCCAACGCTTTTCTGCTTCAGATCCCAATCCAACAACAACAGGAGAGATCGAAAACATGGCACTCTATGCAGGCCAAAGTGTTGGCCTAATCAAGGAGATTCTTCCTGCTGGAGAAGTAGTGAAGAGACTGGTTGAAGGGGCTCAACATTTGATCCGCCAAAGATTTAATGAGGACTCGGTCTAA